The genome window TTGCGACTCACGCTAGCGCGATCATCGCTGCCTTGCCAGCACTAGCGACGCACAGCAGGGATGCTCATCTAAAACCATTCATGGAATCAGCGTGACGGCTGCGTGCAGCGCCACTCCGATCAGGCCGCCGACCAGGGTGCCGTTGAAACGGATGTACTGCAGGTCGCGGCCGACGCTCAGCTCCAGCTGCTCCACAAGGTGACGTTCGTCCCAGCCTTTCACGGTCTGCGCGATGTGCTCGGTGACGCCGCTGCGCAGACGCTGGGTCAGCTTCTCCGCGCCGCCGAGCAGGTGCTGGTTGAGCGCGTCGCGCAAGGCCCGGTCCTGGGACAGGGACTCCCCGAGCGCGCCCAGCGAGCGTTGCAGATGCTGCACCAGTACACCATCGCTGCGCGACAGGTCCTCGCGCAGGCTGGCGTGGATCTGCTCCCACAGGCCTTGCACGTAGTCCTGCACGCCGGGATGCTCGATCAGCCGCTGCTTCATCGCCTGCAGCTTGTCGGCGGTGGCCGGGTCGTTGCGCAGGCGCTGCACGTAGCCGCCGAGCCAGCGCTCGTAGTCCTGGCGCAGCGGGTGCTGCGGCTGCGACAGCACGTCCTGCAGTTCGTCCAGCAGCGCATGCGCCAGACGTTCGGCCAGGGTGTCGGCGATGCCTTCCACCGGCTTGACCCATTCTACCGTGCCGACCAGCTTGGGCCATTCGCGGCGCGCGTACTTGACGATCATCGCCGACACGCGCTGCTTCACCGTCGCATCGTCCAGATGCCGGCCGAGCCGGGTCAGCGCTTCGTCGAGCAGGGCCTGGTGGCGGCCATCGGCGGTGAGCAGGTCGAGGATCTCGCCGGCGGTCGCGGCCGCGTTCCATTCGTGCAGGCGCGCCACCACGAAGCCGTGGATGCGGCGCCGCACCGCGGCCTCGTCGAGCAGGTCCAGTGCCTGCAGCGCCCAGCCGCGGGCCAGCTCGGCCAGCTTGCCGGCCTGTGCCGGTTCGGCCAGCCACTGGCCCAGCCGCTTGGCCGGATCGAACGCGCTGAGCTTGGCCAGCAGCGCCGTCGGTTCCAGGAAATGGTCGCGCACGAACAGCGCCAGGCTGTCGGCGATGCGCGCCTTGCCGTGCGGGATGATCGCGGTGTGCGGGATCGGCAGCCCCAGCGGATGGCGGAACAGCGCCACCACCGCGAACCAGTCGGCCAGCGCGCCGACCGTGGCCGCCTCGCAGAACGCGCCGATCCAGGCCCAGGCGCCATGCATGCCCATGACGTGGCTGAGCAGGAAGCCGGCCAGCATCGCCAGCAGCAACAGCGCCGCCAGCAGCTTCATGCGCCGTAGCTGCGCACGGCGCGGATCGGGCGGCATCGATGGGGAAGAAACGCTCATGCCATCCAGTGTACGCAGCGCCGGGTTAGGTGGATTTCATTGTGTGGGCAGGGCTGGGCGCGTGTCGCGTGGCAAGTGCCTGCGAACGATGGCTTGTGTTGTCATCGATGTGCGTGGCGTCTCAGTGGAACGCGGGCGGCGTCCCTGTGGGAGGGACTTCAGTCCCGACGCGGCGTTGCTGCAAAAACCGGGAGATGGAAGTCCCTGCTGCATGTGCTGCGCATCGGACCGATGCGTGGCGGGCCGATGCCGGATCACTCCTGCAACTGCGCGCGCAATGCCGCCACTTCCTCGCGCAGCGTCCGATTCTCGGCGTCGAGCTCGGCCACGCGCTGGCGCAGTGCGGCCAGTTCGTTGCCGCCTTGCGCTGCATCGGCATCGCCCTTCGGTCCGGGGGGCGGGATTTCGCGCGGCTTGCGCCTGGACGCGCGGGCGCGCTTGGCCGCCTGCTTGAGTTCGTCCTTGCCGGCGATGGCCGCGGCGCGCTGCTCGTCCTCGGGCAGGCTGGCCACTGCGGCGGCGGCGTTGATCGAGATCGCACCGGACTTCACCGCTTCCACCACTTCGGCGGTGGCCTGCTTCTGGATCTTCTCGATCTGCAGCACCTGGCTGTTGCTGAGCCGCGCGGCGCGCGCCAGGTCGGCACGGCTCAGCGGCGCCGGCATCGCCTGGACGCTCGCGCCGTCTGCGCCGGCCGACGCATCGGCCCAGGGCGCTGCATCGTCATGCGCATCGGTTGCTGCGGCATCGGCGCCGTCGGCGGATTGCGCGGGCGGCGCGGCGGCACGGCTGCCGCGCTCGGCCAGAATCTCGCGCTTGCGCAGCGCCAGCACGCCGCGCTGGAAATCGGACACGCTGCGCCGGCCCAGGTGCTGGTCGATCATCCACAGGTGCACGTCCTGCAGCGACTGGAAGCGGGTGTTCTGCACGGTCTGGAACGGCAGTCCGTGTTTCTGGCAGATGCCGTAGCGGTTGTGCCCGTCGACCAGGATCTCGCCCCACAGCACCAACGCATCGCGGCAGCCTTCGGCGAGCAGGCTGCGCTCCAGCGCCGCGTACTCGTCGGCGGTGAGCGGATCGATGTAGGCCTTGAGGTCTTCTTTGACGACGATGTTCATCGGGGGCAGGGCGTTGCGTTGCGGCGGGGGCGGCATTGTAGAGGGTGGGCTTGGGGGACGGGACCAGGGACCAGGGACGAGGGACGAGGGACGAGGGAAAGCGCGTTCCACGCGGACGATGGCCCTGGCGTGGTTTGCTGTTCCGAGTCCCGCCAGCAAGCGTACCGACGCTTTTCCGGGTCCCCGGTCCCTGGTCCCCGGTCCCGAACAGCGCCTCAGCCGACCACCACCTCGCTGATCTGCATCACTGGGGTCAGGTCGGTGTAATTCTTGATGTCGCCGAGGATTTCTGCAGCGTGCGGGCCGAAGCCGGCCTGGAACGCTTCCACCGAGTCGCTGAAGATGTGGCACATGCCGACATAGGTCGGGTCGCTGCCGGGGGCGCCGCCAGACAGGCCCTTGTCCACGGTGTAACGCTTGCAGGCCGCGCCCATGCGCGCCTGCAGCAGCGGCATGTGCGTGTCGCGGTAGTAGGCGTGGTCGAAACGGGCGCCGGGCGTATACGGGTACATCACGCTGACCTTGATCATGGAGCGACTCCTGTGGTTGCGGCGGTCGGGTCGGGGGCGCGCAAGGCTACACCGCCGCGGCGCGCGCCCGTGCTGCATTGCGGCGCTGCGCGGCTCAGCGCATCGTAGGCATCGCGAACTCGGCATCGCGCGCCGCCGCCGGCCAGCGCGCGGTGACGGTCTTGAGCCGGGTGTAGAAGCGTACGCCGTCGGGGCCGTGCACGTGCAGCGGGCCGAACAGCGAGCGCTTCCAGCCGCCGAAGCTGTGGAACGCCATCGGCACCGGGATCGGCACGTTGATCCCGACCATGCCGGCCTGCACGCGCCGGGCGAAGGCGCGCGCGGCGCCGCCGTCGCGGGTGAACACCGCCGCGCCGTTGCCGTAGTCGTGCGCGTCGATCAGCTGCAGCGCGGCTTCGGCGTCGGCCACGCGCAGCACGCACAGCACCGGGCCGAAGATTTCCTCACGGTAGATGCGCATGTCGGCGCGGACGTGGTCGAACAGGCTGCCGCCGAGGAAGAAGCCACCCGCCTGCGCCGCCGGCTGCGCGGCGCGGCCATCCACCACCAGCGTGGCGCCGTCGGCCACGCCGCTGTCGATGTAGCCGCGCACGCGCGCGCGGTGCGCGGCGCTGATCAGTGGGCCCATGTCCGGCTCGTCGGCGCCGGCGCCGAGGGTCAGCGCGGCAACGCGCGGGGCCAGTTTGGCGACCAGCGCATCGGCCAGCGCATCGCCCACGCACACCGCCACCGAGATCGCCATGCAGCGTTCGCCGGCCGAGCCGTAGCCGGCGCCGAGCAGGGCGGACACGACGTCGTCCAGGTCGGCGTCGGGCAGCACCACCAGGTGGTTCTTGGCCCCGCCCAGCGCCTGCACGCGTTTGCCCAGCGCACCGCCGCGCGCATACAGCTCGGCGGCGACCGGCGTGGAGCCGACGAAACTCAGCGCCTGCACCTGCGGGTGCGCCAGCAGCGCGTCCACCGCCGGCTTGGCACCGTGCACGACGTTGAATACGCCGTCCGGCAGGCCGGCCTCGTGCAGCCAGTCGGCCAGCAGCAGCGAGGCCGACGGAGCGTGCTCGGAGGGTTTGAGCACGAAGCTGTTGCCGCAGGCCAGCGCCACCGGCAGCATCCACAACGGCACCATCGCCGGGAAGTTGAACGGCGTGACGCCGGCGACCACGCCCAGCGGCGCGTACTCGCTCCAGGCGTCCACGCCGCGGCCGACATCGACCGAATGCTCGCCCTTGAGCAGGTGCGGGATGCCGCAGGCGAACTCCACCACCTCCAGGCCACGGGTGACCTCGCCGCGGGCATCGGACACCACCTTGCCGTGCTCGGCGCTGATGCAGCGGGCCAGGGTATCGGCATGCCGTTCGAGCAGCTCGCGGAAGCGGAACAGCACCCGCGCGCGCTGCAGCGGCGGGGTCGCCGCCCAGGCCGGGAACACCTGCGCCGCGGCGGCCACCGCCATCTCGACCGCATGCGCATCGCCCAGCGGCACGCGCCGCGCCACCGCGCCGCTGGCCGGGTCGAACACTTCGGCGTAGTCGCTGCTGCGGAAATCGACGCGGCGGCCGCCGATGCAGTGAGACAGGGATTCGGTCATAGTCGGTGCTCCTGGAAGGAAACGCTCAGCCCAGTGCGTCCAGCGGCCGCACGAACTCCGCGCCCAGCGCCTGCGCCACTGCGCGGTGGGTGAGCTTGCCGGCGTGCACGTTGAGGCCGTTGCGCAGGTTCTGGTCGTCGCGCAGCGCCTGCAGGCCGTGCTCGGCCAGCTGCAGCACGAACGGCAAGGTGGCGTTGGTCAGGGCGAAGGTGGAGGTGCGCGCCACGCCGCCGGGCATGTTGGCCACGCAGTAGTGGACGATGCCGTCCACTTCGTAGGTCGGCTGCTGGTGGGTGGTGGCGCGGCTGGTCTCGAAGCAGCCGCCCTGGTCGATCGCCACGTCCACCAGCACCGAGCCCGGCCGCAGCAGCGCCAACTGCGCGCGCGACACCAGCTTGGGCGCGGCGGCGCCGGGGATCAGTACCGCGCCGATCACCAGGTCGGTGTGCGGCAGGCAGCGCTCGATCGCATCGCGGGTGGAATACAGCGTGGTCAGCTGATGGCCGTACAGTTCGTCCAGGTACTTGAGCCGTTCCAGCGAACGGTCCAGCACCGTCACCCGCGCGTGCAGGCCCATCGCCATGCGCGCGGCGTTGATGCCGACCACGCCGCCGCCGATCACCAGCACTTCGGCCGGCTTGACCCCGGGCACGCCGCCGAGCAGCACACCGCAGCCGCCCTGCGCCTTTTCCAGCGCATGCGCGCCGGCCTGGATCGCCATGCGCCCGGCCACCTCGCTCATCGGTGCCAGCAGCGGCAGCCCGCCATGGCCGTCGGTGACGGTCTCGTAGGCGATCGCGGTGCAGCCGGAATGCAGCAGTGCGTTGGCCTGCGTCGGGTCCGGCGCCAGGTGCAGGTAGGTGAACAGCAGTTGCCCCGGGCGTAACAGTGCGCATTCGTCCGGCTGCGGTTCCTTGACCTTGACGATCATCTCGGCCTGCGCGAACACGCTGGCCGCGTCGTCGGCCAGGCGCGCGCCGGCGCGTTCGTAGTCGGCGTCGGTCAGGCCGATGGCCTGGCCGCCGTCGCGCTGCACCAGCACCTGGTGGCCGTGCAGCACCAGTTCGCGGACCCCGGCCGGGGTCAGCCCGATCCGGTATTCGTGGTTCTTGATCTCTTTCGGGACGCCGACCAGCATGAGCGGTTCTCCAGGCATGCGGCGCGCGTGGGGAGCGCGGAGCGGGTTGAGGTGGGGGGCGGGGATCAGGGTGTGGTGCTGATCATGTCGGCGAGCACCGAGAAGATGCGCTCGATGTGCTCGCGCTCCACGATCAGCGGCGGCGACAGCGCGATGGTGTCGCCGGTGACGCGGATCAGCAGGTCCGCCTCGTGGAAGCAGCGCTCGAAGATCTCGTAGGCGCGCGCGCCGGGCGCGCCGTGCCGCGGCGCCAGTTCGATCGCGCCGATCAGGCCGAAGTTGCGGATATCGATTACGTGCGGCAAGTCCTTCAGCGCGTGGATCGCCTGCTGCCAGTCCTCGCCCAGCGCGATGGCCTGTTCGAACAGCTGTTCTTCGGCATAGGTGTCCAGCGTCGCCAGCGCCGCGGCGCAGGCCAGCGGGTGGCCGGAATAGGTATAGCCGTGGAACAGGTCGATGGCGCCGGCCGGGCCGTGCGCGAAGGCATCGTGGATGGCGCGCGAGACGAACACCGCGCCCATCGGCACGCAGCCGTTGGTCAGCCCCTTGGCGGTCGTCATCAGGTCCGGGGTGACGCCGAAGCGCTGCGCGGCGAAGGCCTTGCCGACGCGGCCGAAGCCGGTGATCACCTCGTCGAAGATCAGCACGATGCCGTGCTTGTCGCATAGCTGGCGGATGCGCTGCAGATAGCCATGCGGCGGCAGCACCACCCCGGCCGAGCCGGAGATCGGTTCGATGATCACCGCGGCGATGGTGGAGGCGTCGTGCAGCGTGACCAGCCGCTCCAGATCTTCGGCCAGCTCCACACCATGCTCGGGCAGTCCCTGCGAGAACGCGTTGCGCTCGATGTCCAGGGTATGCCGCAGATGGTCCACACCGGGCAGCAGCGGGCCGAACCACTTGCGGTTGTTGGGCAGCCCGCCGACCGAGATGCCGCCGAAGCCGACCCCGTGATAGCCCTTCTCGCGGCCGAGGAAGCGGGTGCGCTGGCCCTCGCCGCGCGCGCGGTGGTAAGCCAGCGCGATCTTCATCGCGGTGTCCACCGATTCGGAGCCGGAGTTGGTATAGAACACGTGGTCCAGGCCCGGCGGGGCGAGTTCGACCAGGCGTTCGGCGAGCACGAACGGCAGCGGCGAACCCATCTGGAAGCTCGGTGCGAAATCCAGCGTAGCGATCTGCCGGGACACCGCCTCGACGATGCGCGGCCGCGCGTGTCCGGCATTGCAGCACCACAACCCGGCGGTGCCGTCGAGGATCCGGCGCCCGTCCACGCTGCGGTAGTACATGCCCTCGGCCGAGGCCAGCAGCCGCGGCCGTGCCTTGAACTGGCGGTTGGCGGTGAACGGCATCCAGAACGCGTCCATGTTCTCGGGCGCCTGCGTGGCGTGGGCCGCATAGTGATCGGCCAGCGCCTGGGAAGAGGAGGGCGGCTCGGGGCGCATCACAGGCTCCACGCGAAAGGGGTGTTGAAAAAACTTTACACCAACCGGGCCTGCGGTGGCGGGGGCAACGCCCGCGTTGCGCCGCTGGCGCGTCCGGGTGGCCGCGCCGTCGGCGTTGCGATGCGCGATCAGGCGGAAATGGCGCCGCCGCGCACCGGTCCAGGCGGCGCCGCCGACCCTGGCACACGGCGCCCGGCAAATTGACCGCGCGGACCGGCTGTGTAAAGTATCCGGCAACATCTTCAAGGCTGTCCTCATCACGCGATGGATATCGGCGCCCGCCTGCACCGGGTTCGTACCGCCCACCGGCTGAGCCAGCGCGAGCTGGCCAAGCGGGTGGGCGTGACCAACAGCACCATCTCGCTGATCGAGCAGAACAAGGTCAGCCCGTCGGTGAGTTCGCTGAAGAAGGTGCTGGACGGCATCCCGATCTCGCTGGCCGATTTCTTCACCCAGGACCTGCAGCTCGGGCCGGCCGATGCGCCGTTCTATGCCGCCGAGGAACTGCCTGACGTGGGGAGCGACGGCATCTACTACTACCTGGTCGGGCAACATCGCCCGCAGCGGCAGATGTGCATCCTGCGCGAAGTGATGCCCCCGGGCAGCGACACCGGCAGCGCGATGCTGGTGCACGAGGGCGAGGAAGGCGGGGTGGTGGTGGCCGGCGAGGTGGAGATCACCGTTGGCGCGCAGGTGCGGGTGCTGCGTGCCGGCGAGGGGTACTATTTCGAGAGCCGGGTGCCGCACCGGTTCCGCAACGTCGGCAGCGAGACGGTAGTGATCGTCAGCGCCAACACTCCGGCCACGTTCTGAGCGCAGCCTGCGCCGCGGCGCGCGCTCCCGCCTTGCCGCGACCGCACGCCGCGCAGATCCGTTCCTTCCTCCCGACCCGGAGCTTCCGATGAACGCACCACGCACCCGCGACGCATGGCAGGCGATGGCCGCCGCGCTGCACTTGCGCACCCAGGCCTTCATCGACGGCCGCTACGTCGACGCGGCCAGCGGCAAGACCTTCGATTGCATCAGCCCGATCGACGGCCGCGTACTCGGCCAGGTCGCCGCGGGCGAGGCCGAGGACATCGCCCGCGCGGTCGCCGCGGCGCGGCGCAGCTTCGATGCCGGGCACTGGTCGCAGGCCAGGCCGGCGCAGCGCAAAAAGACCCTCATCAAACTGGCACAGCTGGTCGAACAGCACGCCGACGAGCTGGCGCTGCTGGAATCGCTGGACATGGGCAAGCCGGTGCGCGACGCGCGCAGCGTGGACGTGGCGGCCACGGTGCGCTGCCTGGCCTGGACCGGCGAGGCGCTGGACAAGCTATACGGCGAGGTGGCGCCGACCGGGCAGGACGAACTGGGCCTGATTACCCGCGAACCGCTGGGCGTGGTCGGCGCGATCGTGCCGTGGAATTTTCCGCTGCTGATGGCCGCGTGGAAGATCGCCCCGGCGCTGGCGGCGGGTAATTCGGTGGTGCTCAAGCCCTCGGAGAAATCGCCGCTGAGCGTGCTGCGCCTGGCCGAACTGGTGGCCGAAGCCGGCATCCCCGACGGCGTGTTCAACGTGGTGCCGGGCTTCGGCAGGAGCGCTGGCGAGCCGCTGGCGCTGCACATGGATGTAGACGGGCTGGTGTTCACCGGGTCCACCGCGGTCGGCAAGCGCCTGCTGCAATGCGCCGGGCTGTCGAACATGAAACGCGCCTACATGGAATGCGGCGGCAAGAGCCCGAACCTGGTGTTCGCCGATGCGCCGGACCTGGAGCAGGCGGCGCAGGCCGCTGCCGGCGCGATCTTCTACAACCAGGGCGAGGTCTGCACCGCGGCCTCGCGATTGCTGGTGGAGCGCTCGATCAAGGACGAGTTCGTGGCCCGCGTGGTCGCCGCCGGGCGCACCATGCAGCCGCGGCATCCGTTCGACGACGATGCGGCGATGGGCGCGCTGGTGGATGAGGCGCAGACCCACCGCGTGCTCGATTACATCGCACGCGGCAACGAGGAAGGCGCGCGGGTGCTGCTCGGCGGCAAGCGCGTGGAAGTGGTCGCCGGCGGCTGCTACGTGGAGCCGACCATCTTCGACGAGGTCGGCCACGAACACACCATCGCCCGCGAGGAGATCTTCGGCCCGGTGCTGTCGGTGATTGCCTTCGACGACGAGGCGCACGCGCTGCGCATGGCCAACGACAGCGAGTACGGCCTGGCCGCGGGCGTGTGGACCCGCGACATCGGCCGCGCACACCGCGTGGCGCGCAAGCTGCGCGCCGGCAGCGTGTGGGTGAACTACTGGGACGGCGGCGACATGACCGCGCCGTTCGGCGGCTACAAGCAATCGGGCAACGGCCGCGACAAATCGTTACATGCCTTCGACAAGTACACCGAGATGAAGGCGACCTGGATCAATTTGGCGGTCTGAGCCGGGATTGGAGATTCGGGATGACCAGCCATTCGGCTGCGGAAAAGCGGGAATTCGCAAATGCGCCGCACCTGCGCTTTTTTGTGGGAGGGGCTTCAGCCCCGACGCCTTACCGGTAATGCGTCGGGGCTGAAGCCCCTCCTGCAGGAAGGCGGTTGCGCCGGAAGTCCAAATTGCTGCTGCTCTTTCGGCATGGCGATTTTTTCCGCAAATCGCTTGACAGCACTTTGACGGCGAACAACATTCCCGATCCCCAGCTCAGATCCGCTCCACCCGGCAGGCGAAACACCCCTGGCGCGCATTGTGCAGATGCAGGTAGCGCACGCGCGGATCGGCGAAGGCCTGCGCGATCGCCGCCGCGACCGTTTCGCCGGGATGCACGTCGGCGGCAAGCAGCATGTCGTCGGCAGCGTAGCCGCGCAGCGAGATCAAGCGCCTGCGGATCGCGTCGGGCACGTGGCCCGGTGCCACTGTCGCAGTCTGCACGTGGCGGCGCACGTAGATCGGCCCGGCGGCGCGGTATGGCGTGTCGGCCGGCTGGTGCAGGTAGTGCAGCAGCAACAGTTCCTCGCCGGGTTGCGCGTCTTCCAGGCTGATCCGGCACGGGAAGCCCGGTGTCTGGTCGGCGCGGACGCGGCGCGCGCCGTGCGCATGCAACTGTGTATCGTCGAGTGCGAACAGCGGTGCGAACGGCGCGGCGGGCAGGCCGATGCAGACGAAGCTGGACATGTGCGCTCCAAGAGAAGATCGAGCGCATAGCGTGCCCGCCGTTGCGGCGCCGCGCTGGCCGGATTCGGACGCGGCAAGCCGCCGCCGGGCGGGGCGAAAGACCCCGGACGGCGGCCGCAAGCGAGCACCTCGATCTGGCACGCTGCCGGTTGCAGCCGACGCCTTCGCTACGTCCGGCTCAGTTGCAGGGCGTGCGCGCCGGTTGCGCGCGGACTCAGTCCGGCGCGTACTCGGCAAAGGGGAGCGGATGCTTGGGGTCGGCGGCATCCACCTTGTCTGCGGTCTTCTTCAACGCATCGGCGCCCGGCGCCGGATCCGAGTTCAGCTGCCAGCTCTGGCGGATGCGCTTGTGGAACAGCCAGGTCTTGCGCTCGGGGTCGTAGCGGAAGGTGATGAAGTAGGTCCAGTGCTGGCCGCAGGAAACGCCGTTCTGCACGGTGAAATAGCGGCCCTTGGCCGCGAACGGATCGTCGCTGTCGGTGAACGGATCGCACTGGCCGCCGTCGTCGCGCTTGAGCACCACGTGGTCGTTGCGCGCGGCCAGCCGGTAGTGGCCGTCGGCCTGCTGCACGAAGATCAGCAGCGGCCGTGCCGGCGCCGGTTCGCGCTGGGCTTCGCCGCGTTGCTGCAGCGCCACCAGGTAGTCGGCGCGGCCGTCTCCGTCGAGATCGGTGCGCAGCTGTTGCAGCGGCAGGTAGCCGGCCGGCAGCTGGCGCAGCACGTCGGCGGGCAGGTCGGCGGCGCGTGCGCCATGCGTGGCGAGCAACAGGAAGCCGGCGGCGGCGACGCGAAGCGACATGGGCATTGGCATGGGAACGTTTCGGATGCGCAAGGGCGCAAAGCCTAACCGACCCTGCTCGCAAATGGCGCAATTGCGCTGTTGGCGTGCCGGTGTGCGTTGCCTTCCTCCTTGCGAATTTGCCAGAGCGTCCTGGTTCCGAACAGGCGTAGCCGGTAACAGCGTCGGGACTGAAGTCCCTCCCAGGCGCAGTACGGAAGCGTCATAGCGCAAGCGCCTCGGCGCCCGATTCCGAATCCCCAATCCCCAATCCCGCCTCACGCCTCACGCCTCACGCCAACCCGGCACACGCCTGCGCCAGCGCCTGCACCCCCTCGCAGTCGTGCGTGTCATAGCCGGGCAGCAGGCCGAGTTCGTGCTGGAAGCTATCGCTGCGCAGCGAATCCACGATCGGGGGGGGGGGGGGCAGGCGGCCGCTGTCCAGCGCCGCGCGACGGCACAGCAGGAAATAGCGCTCGCTGACGATCGGGATGAACGCCATGCCATAGCGCAGCGCCGGCGGTTCCAGGCCGAAGCCGGCATCGGCCAGACCGCTGGCGACGTAGGCGGCGACCGCGGCGTGGGTCAGTTCCTCCATGTCGGTGCCATGCAGGCCACGCAGCGGCAGGCTCTGCTGCGCCACCAGGCATTCCAGCAACAGGCGCGTGCCCGAGCGGAGCTGGCGATGGATGAAGCGCACGTCGGCGCGCAGCAGCGGCTGTCCCAACAGGCGCCGGGCCTCGCGCAGCGTGCCTCATGCATAGCGGTAGGACAGCCCGGTCTGAGGGCAGGCCGCGGCCATCGAGCCGGTGTCGCGGATCGCCAGCAGCAGTTCCGCCAGCCGCGGCGGCAGGCGCTGTCCATCCTCGGTGCGCAGTTCCCACTGCGCCTGGATCGTCACCTTGTATACGCAGGTTGCGGCTCGCAATAAGCTTTCTACGGTCGATTATTAGACCATCCGACGCTCGGCGCCATCGTGCTTTCGTACTACGCTCGCCACGCGCTGTGGTGCCTGCAATATGCGCTTCATCACATAAAAGCCGATGCACTGCGAGGGGAACCCAATGAGCAACTCGAACGGCGCGGCGATTGCCGCGCACATGGCCCAGGCCGGCGTGTTGTCGAAGGAACGTATCGTCGCCGGGCCGGGCTTCAATCGCTGGCTGGTGCCGCCGGCGGCGCTGGCGATCCATCTGTGCATCGGCATGGCATACGGCTTCAGCGTGTTCTGGCTGCCGCTGTCCAGGGCGCTGGGCATCACCGAGGCGGTGGCGTGTCCGGCCGACATGGGGTTCTTCGCGCGCATCGTGTCGGCCAGCTGCGACTGGAAAATCAGCGAACTGCAATGGATGTACACGCTGTTCTTCGTGCTGCTGGGTTGCTCGGCGGCGCTGTGGGGCGGCTGGCTGGAGCGCGCCGGGCCGCGCAAGGCCGGCGTGGTCTCGGCGCTGTGCTGGTGCGGCGGGTTGGTGATCTCGGCACTGGGCATCCATCTGCACCAGATCTGGCTGCTGTGGCTGGGCTCGGGCGTGATCGGCGGCATCGGCCTGGGGCTGGGCTACATCTCGCCGGTGTCGACCCTGATCAAGTGGTTCCCGGACCGCCGCGGCATGGCCACCGGCATGGCGATCATGGGCTTCGGCGGCGGTGCGATGATCGGCAGCCCGCTGGCCGATGCGCTGATGCGCCATTTCGCCGGCCCGGCCTCGGTGGGGGTGATGGAAACCTTCCTGGTGATGGCCGCGCTGTATTTCGTGTTCATGATGGCCGGCGCGTTCGGCTACCGGGTGCCGCCGAGCGGTTGGACGCCGGCCGGCTGGACCGCGCCGGCGGCCAGCGCCAACGCGATGATCACCGCCCACCACGTGCACGTGAGCAAGGTCTGGGGCATCCCGCAGTTCTGGCTGCTGTGGGGAGTGCTGTGCCTGAACGTGTCGGCCGGCATCGGCGTGATCGGCATGGCCTCACCGATGTTGCAGGAAGTGTTCGGCGGCCGCCTGATCGGCGTGGATGCCGGCTTCGGCAGCCTGGACACCGCGCAGTTGGCGGCCATCGCCGCCATTGCCGCCGGCTTCACCGGCCTGCTCAGCCTGTTCAACATCGGCGGGCGTTTCTTCTGGGCCAGCACGTCCGACAAGCTCGGCCGCAAGAACACCTACAGCGTGTTCTTCGTGCTGGGCATCGCCCTGTACGCGGCCGCGCCGTGGGCCGGCAAGGTCGGCGGCAGCGCGCTGTTCGTCGGCATCTTCTGCGTGATCGTGTCGATGTACGGCGGCGGCTTCGCCACCATCCCGGCCTATCTGGCCGACCTGTTCGGCACGCAGATGGTCGGCGCGATCCATGGCCGCCTGCTGACCGCCTGGGCCACCGCTGGCGTCCTCGGCCCGGTGGTGGTGGGCTATATGCGCGAATACCAGCTGGGCCTGGGCGCGCCGCCGTCACAGGTGTACAACACCACCATGTACATCCTGGCCGGGATGCTGGTGCTGGGGCTGATCTGCAACCTGCTGGTGCGGCCGGTGGCAGCCAGGCACTTCATGACCGCGCAGGAGCTGGCCGCGGAGAAGCAGCTGGCGCACGAAAAGGTCGGCAGCAACGGCGGCGTGGCGCTGGATGCGGCGCAGCTGGCGCAGGTCGGCCATGGCGGCAACCTGCTGCTGGTGGCGCTGGCCTGGCTGGCGGTCGCGGTGCCGATGCTGTGGGGCATCTGGGTGACCTTGCAGAAGGCGTTCGTGCTGTTCCACTGATTCGCGGAGGCAAGCCACCATGGACTCGTGTGCGTCTTCCCGGCCCGGCGCCGTCGCGCGCGGCGTGCACCGCCATCGCGACGGGCGCACCGCGCTCACC of Xanthomonas translucens pv. cerealis contains these proteins:
- a CDS encoding DUF445 domain-containing protein, with amino-acid sequence MKLLAALLLLAMLAGFLLSHVMGMHGAWAWIGAFCEAATVGALADWFAVVALFRHPLGLPIPHTAIIPHGKARIADSLALFVRDHFLEPTALLAKLSAFDPAKRLGQWLAEPAQAGKLAELARGWALQALDLLDEAAVRRRIHGFVVARLHEWNAAATAGEILDLLTADGRHQALLDEALTRLGRHLDDATVKQRVSAMIVKYARREWPKLVGTVEWVKPVEGIADTLAERLAHALLDELQDVLSQPQHPLRQDYERWLGGYVQRLRNDPATADKLQAMKQRLIEHPGVQDYVQGLWEQIHASLREDLSRSDGVLVQHLQRSLGALGESLSQDRALRDALNQHLLGGAEKLTQRLRSGVTEHIAQTVKGWDERHLVEQLELSVGRDLQYIRFNGTLVGGLIGVALHAAVTLIP
- a CDS encoding ParB N-terminal domain-containing protein, yielding MNIVVKEDLKAYIDPLTADEYAALERSLLAEGCRDALVLWGEILVDGHNRYGICQKHGLPFQTVQNTRFQSLQDVHLWMIDQHLGRRSVSDFQRGVLALRKREILAERGSRAAAPPAQSADGADAAATDAHDDAAPWADASAGADGASVQAMPAPLSRADLARAARLSNSQVLQIEKIQKQATAEVVEAVKSGAISINAAAAVASLPEDEQRAAAIAGKDELKQAAKRARASRRKPREIPPPGPKGDADAAQGGNELAALRQRVAELDAENRTLREEVAALRAQLQE
- a CDS encoding EthD family reductase translates to MIKVSVMYPYTPGARFDHAYYRDTHMPLLQARMGAACKRYTVDKGLSGGAPGSDPTYVGMCHIFSDSVEAFQAGFGPHAAEILGDIKNYTDLTPVMQISEVVVG
- a CDS encoding CoA-acylating methylmalonate-semialdehyde dehydrogenase encodes the protein MTESLSHCIGGRRVDFRSSDYAEVFDPASGAVARRVPLGDAHAVEMAVAAAAQVFPAWAATPPLQRARVLFRFRELLERHADTLARCISAEHGKVVSDARGEVTRGLEVVEFACGIPHLLKGEHSVDVGRGVDAWSEYAPLGVVAGVTPFNFPAMVPLWMLPVALACGNSFVLKPSEHAPSASLLLADWLHEAGLPDGVFNVVHGAKPAVDALLAHPQVQALSFVGSTPVAAELYARGGALGKRVQALGGAKNHLVVLPDADLDDVVSALLGAGYGSAGERCMAISVAVCVGDALADALVAKLAPRVAALTLGAGADEPDMGPLISAAHRARVRGYIDSGVADGATLVVDGRAAQPAAQAGGFFLGGSLFDHVRADMRIYREEIFGPVLCVLRVADAEAALQLIDAHDYGNGAAVFTRDGGAARAFARRVQAGMVGINVPIPVPMAFHSFGGWKRSLFGPLHVHGPDGVRFYTRLKTVTARWPAAARDAEFAMPTMR
- the ald gene encoding alanine dehydrogenase, with product MLVGVPKEIKNHEYRIGLTPAGVRELVLHGHQVLVQRDGGQAIGLTDADYERAGARLADDAASVFAQAEMIVKVKEPQPDECALLRPGQLLFTYLHLAPDPTQANALLHSGCTAIAYETVTDGHGGLPLLAPMSEVAGRMAIQAGAHALEKAQGGCGVLLGGVPGVKPAEVLVIGGGVVGINAARMAMGLHARVTVLDRSLERLKYLDELYGHQLTTLYSTRDAIERCLPHTDLVIGAVLIPGAAAPKLVSRAQLALLRPGSVLVDVAIDQGGCFETSRATTHQQPTYEVDGIVHYCVANMPGGVARTSTFALTNATLPFVLQLAEHGLQALRDDQNLRNGLNVHAGKLTHRAVAQALGAEFVRPLDALG